Part of the Streptomyces sp. NBC_01460 genome, CCGTGAGACTGTAGGTTCCCCATAAATGATCCGAGAGTGATCCGCAGCTCATGCACGACGCGCCCCCCACGCACTCCCCCGTACGCCCCGAACCCCTGGCCCACGGCCTGAAGCAGCGCCACCTCACGATGCTCGGCCTGGGCGGGGTGATCGGCGCCGGGCTCTTCGTCGGGTCGGGCGCCGGGATCGCGGTCGCCGGACCCGCCGTCGTCGTCTCGTACCTGATCGCGGGCGTGCTCGCGATGCTGGTGATGCGCATGCTCGGCGAGATGTCGGCGGCGATGCCCGCCTCCGGGTCCTTCTCCGTCCACGCGGAGCGCGCCCTGGGCCGCTGGGCCGGCTTCAGCGTGGGCTGGCTCTACTGGTTCATGCTCGTGGTGGTGCTCGCCGTGGAGGCGACGGCCGCCGCGCAGATCGCCCACGGCTGGGTGCCCGCGGTGGACCAGTGGCTCTGGGTGCTGCTGTTCATGGTGGTGTTCACCGTGGCCAACCTGACGGCCGTGAAGAACTTCGGCGAATTCGAGTTCTGGTTCGCGGCGCTCAAGGTGACCGCGATCGTCGCCTTCCTCGTCCTCGGCCTGCTGGCGGTCCTCGGTGTCCTCCCGGACACCGACCCGGTGGGACTGACGAACCTCACGGGCCGGGGCGGCTTCCTCCCCAACGGCTGGGACGGCGTGGTCTCCGGAGTGCTCACCGTGGTGTTCGCCTTCGGCGGGCTGGAGGTCGTGACGATCGCGGCGGCCGAGACCGACGATCCGGCGCGCGCCGTGGGGCGTGCGGTGCGCAGCGCGGTCGTGCGCATCCTCTTCTT contains:
- a CDS encoding amino acid permease — encoded protein: MHDAPPTHSPVRPEPLAHGLKQRHLTMLGLGGVIGAGLFVGSGAGIAVAGPAVVVSYLIAGVLAMLVMRMLGEMSAAMPASGSFSVHAERALGRWAGFSVGWLYWFMLVVVLAVEATAAAQIAHGWVPAVDQWLWVLLFMVVFTVANLTAVKNFGEFEFWFAALKVTAIVAFLVLGLLAVLGVLPDTDPVGLTNLTGRGGFLPNGWDGVVSGVLTVVFAFGGLEVVTIAAAETDDPARAVGRAVRSAVVRILFFYVGSMLVIVTVLPWTAQQAGLSPYVKVLDSIGVPSAGQIMNIVVFVALLSALNANLYGSSRMIFSLAERGEAPRGLLKVSGGQGGGVPRRAVLASVAFGFVSVLLNLGWPDTVFLYMLNSVGAVLLFVWGLIAASQLRLRRRLEREAPGALELRMWCFPWLTWATLAGLVGVLLLMLTDDAARPQVLWSAGATGLVLLVAGTRELRARA